Proteins from a genomic interval of Ralstonia wenshanensis:
- the gcvP gene encoding aminomethyl-transferring glycine dehydrogenase yields the protein MNAPHPASSALAAERPTLAALEACDAFAHRHIGPSPEEQAQMLAALGFDSRAKLIDAVIPPAIRRQDGMPLGEFTQPLTEEAALAKLRGIAGQNRVVKSLIGQGYYGTHTPGVILRNILENPAWYTAYTPYQPEISQGRLEAMLNFQQMVIDLTAMDIANASMLDEATAAAEAMTLLQRIGKSKSTVFFVADDVLPQTLEVIRTRAEPIGVQVVTGPAADAAKHDAFGVLLQYPGANGALLGDLATYQALTDAVHAAGGLVVAAADLLALTLLAAPGEWGADVVIGNTQRFGVPFGFGGPHAGYMAVRDAFKRSMPGRLVGVTIDAQGNPAYRLALQTREQHIRREKATSNICTAQVLLGVMASMYAVYHGPQGLKRIAQRVHRLTATLAAGLRAIGYTLEADAFFDTLTVATGARTANLHIAAQAHGINLRQIDDTRLGISLDETVTRADVVALWEVFAHAAHAAAPDFDQTEAGVADAYPASLVRQSAYLTHPVFNAHHSEHEMLRYLRSLADKDLALDRTMIPLGSCTMKLNATAEMLPVTWPEFSNIHPFAPADQTVGYREMIDQLEQMLCAATGYAAVSLQPNAGSQGEYAGLLIIHAYHASRGEAHRNVCLIPSSAHGTNPASAQMAGMQVVVVACDERGNVDLADLEKKAAEHSKNLAAIMITYPSTHGVFEEGVKRVCEIVHSHGGQVYVDGANMNAMVGTAAPGHFGGDVSHLNLHKTFCIPHGGGGPGVGPVAVGAHLAPFLPGRAASGEDGSQNIGNVSAAAFGSASILPISWMYIAMMGAAGLTAATETAILSANYVAKRLAPYYPVLYTGAHDLVAHECILDIRPLQKESGISNEDIAKRLMDFGFHAPTMSFPVPGTLMIEPTESEPKVELDRFIDAMIAIRGEVDKVISGEFDREDNPLKHAPHTAAVVMADDWSHKYTREQAAYPVASLRKQKYWPPVGRADNVYGDRNLFCACVPMSEYAQD from the coding sequence ATGAACGCTCCGCACCCCGCTTCCTCGGCGCTTGCTGCCGAACGCCCCACCCTCGCCGCCCTGGAGGCGTGCGACGCCTTCGCGCACCGCCACATCGGCCCGTCGCCGGAAGAGCAAGCGCAGATGCTTGCTGCACTTGGTTTTGATAGCCGCGCCAAGCTGATCGACGCCGTGATCCCGCCCGCCATCCGCCGCCAGGACGGCATGCCGCTGGGTGAATTCACGCAGCCGCTGACCGAAGAAGCGGCGCTGGCCAAGCTGCGCGGCATCGCGGGGCAGAACCGCGTGGTCAAGAGCCTAATCGGCCAGGGCTACTACGGCACGCATACGCCGGGCGTCATCCTGCGCAACATCCTCGAGAACCCGGCTTGGTACACGGCCTACACGCCGTATCAGCCGGAAATCTCGCAAGGCCGCCTGGAAGCGATGCTGAATTTCCAGCAGATGGTGATCGACCTGACGGCCATGGACATCGCCAATGCGTCGATGCTGGACGAAGCGACCGCCGCTGCTGAAGCCATGACGCTGCTGCAGCGCATCGGCAAGTCGAAGTCGACCGTGTTCTTCGTGGCCGACGACGTGCTGCCGCAAACGCTGGAAGTCATTCGCACGCGCGCCGAGCCGATCGGCGTGCAGGTGGTGACCGGCCCGGCGGCCGACGCTGCCAAGCACGACGCGTTCGGCGTGCTGCTGCAATACCCGGGCGCCAACGGTGCGCTCCTGGGCGATCTGGCGACGTACCAGGCGCTGACCGATGCCGTGCACGCCGCCGGCGGTCTGGTCGTGGCCGCCGCCGACCTGCTGGCGCTCACGCTGCTGGCTGCGCCGGGCGAATGGGGCGCCGACGTGGTGATCGGCAACACGCAGCGCTTTGGCGTGCCGTTTGGCTTCGGCGGCCCGCACGCCGGTTACATGGCCGTGCGCGATGCGTTCAAGCGCTCGATGCCGGGCCGCTTGGTCGGCGTGACGATCGATGCGCAGGGCAACCCGGCTTACCGCCTCGCACTGCAGACGCGCGAGCAGCACATCCGCCGCGAGAAGGCCACCTCGAACATCTGTACCGCGCAGGTGCTGCTGGGCGTGATGGCATCGATGTACGCCGTCTACCACGGCCCGCAAGGCCTGAAGCGCATCGCCCAGCGCGTGCACCGCCTGACCGCCACGCTGGCCGCCGGCCTGCGCGCGATCGGCTACACGCTGGAAGCCGACGCGTTCTTCGACACGCTGACCGTCGCCACCGGCGCGCGCACCGCCAACCTGCACATCGCTGCGCAGGCGCACGGCATCAACCTGCGCCAGATCGACGACACCCGCCTGGGCATCTCGCTGGACGAGACGGTCACGCGCGCCGATGTCGTGGCGCTGTGGGAAGTCTTCGCGCACGCCGCCCACGCCGCCGCGCCGGACTTCGACCAGACCGAAGCGGGCGTGGCCGATGCGTATCCGGCATCGCTGGTGCGCCAGAGCGCGTACCTGACGCACCCGGTGTTCAACGCACACCACTCCGAGCACGAAATGCTGCGCTACCTGCGCAGCTTGGCCGACAAGGATCTCGCGCTGGACCGCACGATGATCCCGCTGGGCTCATGCACGATGAAGCTCAACGCCACCGCAGAAATGCTGCCGGTGACGTGGCCCGAGTTTTCGAACATCCACCCCTTCGCACCGGCCGACCAGACCGTCGGCTACCGCGAAATGATCGACCAGCTCGAGCAGATGCTGTGCGCCGCCACCGGCTACGCCGCCGTGAGCCTGCAGCCGAATGCCGGCTCGCAGGGCGAATACGCCGGTCTGCTGATCATCCACGCCTACCACGCCAGCCGCGGCGAAGCGCACCGCAACGTGTGCCTGATCCCGTCGTCGGCGCACGGCACGAACCCCGCATCGGCGCAGATGGCCGGCATGCAGGTCGTCGTCGTGGCGTGCGATGAGCGCGGCAACGTCGACCTGGCCGATCTGGAGAAGAAGGCCGCCGAGCACAGCAAGAACCTGGCGGCGATCATGATCACCTATCCGTCCACGCACGGCGTGTTCGAGGAAGGCGTGAAGCGCGTCTGCGAAATCGTGCACAGCCACGGCGGTCAGGTGTACGTGGACGGCGCCAACATGAACGCCATGGTCGGCACCGCCGCACCGGGCCACTTCGGCGGCGACGTCTCGCACCTGAACCTGCACAAGACGTTCTGCATTCCGCACGGCGGCGGCGGTCCGGGCGTGGGTCCGGTGGCCGTAGGCGCGCACCTCGCGCCGTTCCTGCCCGGCCGCGCGGCTTCGGGTGAAGACGGCAGCCAGAACATCGGCAACGTGTCGGCTGCGGCATTCGGCTCGGCGTCGATCCTGCCGATCTCGTGGATGTACATCGCGATGATGGGCGCCGCGGGCCTGACCGCCGCCACCGAGACGGCCATCCTGTCGGCCAACTACGTGGCCAAGCGTCTCGCACCGTACTACCCGGTGCTGTACACGGGCGCGCACGACCTGGTGGCGCACGAGTGCATTCTCGACATCCGCCCGCTGCAGAAGGAATCTGGCATCAGCAACGAAGACATCGCCAAGCGCCTGATGGACTTCGGCTTCCACGCACCGACGATGAGCTTCCCGGTGCCGGGCACGCTGATGATCGAGCCGACCGAGAGCGAGCCGAAGGTGGAGCTCGACCGCTTCATCGACGCGATGATCGCCATCCGTGGCGAAGTCGACAAGGTGATCTCGGGCGAATTCGACCGCGAAGACAACCCGCTCAAGCACGCCCCGCACACCGCCGCTGTGGTGATGGCCGACGACTGGTCGCACAAGTACACGCGTGAGCAGGCCGCCTACCCGGTGGCATCGCTGCGCAAGCAAAAGTACTGGCCGCCGGTCGGCCGTGCCGACAACGTCTACGGCGATCGCAACCTGTTCTGCGCCTGCGTGCCGATGAGCGAGTACGCGCAGGACTGA
- a CDS encoding alginate lyase family protein, with protein MPMLQPAPLFRLLACAAVVAVCGACSPIQAGAAASVYAGTHNTAGPARDWCSISPALSGEPAAVKLIARATQHLGQTPHPLPRLHTEGTLPHQGIYDESVVAARDFPVMRDAAIAWRLTGDKRFAEQVETFLHAWVGTYVPSFNPIDETKFDALIQAYMLARDGLTPSTREETQRFLRTLAEGYIARTDAARQPLSHTWINNWQSHRIKLMAMSAAALGDHALLAHVHRLFLQQVANNVRPDGSVEDFEDRDALHYVVYDLEPLTMAAIAVQPFGQQWLRERAANGVSLAAALDWLVPYADGSRTHEEYVHSHVAFDKKRADAGLAGFSGMWEPKSASTLYWQAARLNPKYRTLAERLAATAPDWLALCAAR; from the coding sequence ATGCCGATGCTTCAGCCTGCCCCACTCTTCCGTTTGCTTGCCTGTGCCGCCGTTGTCGCGGTATGCGGTGCGTGCTCGCCGATACAGGCGGGGGCTGCGGCATCGGTGTACGCCGGCACGCACAACACGGCGGGGCCGGCACGCGATTGGTGCAGCATTTCGCCTGCGCTGTCCGGCGAACCTGCCGCTGTCAAGCTGATCGCCCGCGCCACCCAGCACCTCGGGCAGACGCCGCACCCGTTGCCGCGTCTGCACACCGAGGGCACGCTGCCGCACCAGGGCATCTACGACGAATCCGTTGTTGCCGCGCGGGACTTTCCGGTCATGCGCGACGCTGCAATAGCCTGGCGTCTCACCGGCGACAAGCGCTTCGCCGAACAGGTCGAAACCTTCCTGCACGCGTGGGTCGGCACGTATGTACCGAGCTTCAACCCGATCGACGAGACGAAGTTCGATGCGCTGATTCAGGCCTACATGCTTGCGCGCGACGGCCTGACGCCAAGCACGCGTGAAGAGACGCAACGCTTCCTGCGTACGCTGGCCGAAGGCTATATCGCCCGCACCGATGCCGCCCGCCAGCCGCTGTCCCATACGTGGATCAACAACTGGCAAAGCCATCGCATCAAGCTGATGGCGATGTCGGCTGCCGCGCTGGGTGACCACGCGTTGCTCGCGCATGTACATCGCCTGTTCCTGCAGCAGGTCGCCAATAACGTGCGCCCGGACGGATCGGTGGAAGATTTTGAAGACCGCGACGCACTTCACTACGTCGTCTATGACCTCGAGCCGCTGACGATGGCCGCGATTGCCGTGCAGCCTTTCGGCCAGCAGTGGCTACGTGAGCGCGCAGCCAACGGCGTCTCGCTCGCTGCCGCCCTCGATTGGCTCGTGCCGTATGCCGACGGCAGCCGCACGCACGAGGAATACGTCCACTCGCACGTTGCCTTCGACAAGAAGCGAGCCGATGCAGGCCTCGCCGGTTTCTCCGGCATGTGGGAGCCGAAAAGCGCCTCCACACTGTATTGGCAAGCCGCGCGGCTGAACCCGAAATACCGCACGCTGGCCGAACGGCTCGCCGCGACTGCGCCCGACTGGCTGGCGCTGTGCGCAGCCCGTTGA
- a CDS encoding L-serine ammonia-lyase, translated as MAVSVFDLFKIGIGPSSSHTVGPMRAALMFASGLEADGLMSQVASVRVELYGSLGATGKGHGTDRGVILGLMGEAPDTIDPDTIDAKLAELRASQSLSLLGRHAMRFTEKEHIAFYRREAMAEHPNGMKFHAFDAAGERLREARYLSVGGGFVVTAGAPNTQVLAAHDQLPHPFRSGKELLAMCESTGKSIARLMLENELTWRTEAEVRAGLLNIWHVMQACVARGCRTEGELPGPFHVRRRAAELYSRLTVQAERTLSDPLSVIDWVNLYAIAVNEENAAGGRVVTAPTNGAAGIIPAVMHYYDRFVPGANDNGVVDFLLTAGAIGMLYKMNASISGAEVGCQGEVGVACSMAAGALAAVLGGTPAQVENAAEIGMEHNLGLTCDPVGGLVQIPCIERNAMASVKAVNAARMALRGDGTHYVSLDSVIKTMRETGADMKTKYKETARGGLAVNIVEC; from the coding sequence ATGGCTGTTTCTGTTTTCGACCTCTTCAAGATCGGCATTGGCCCGTCCAGCTCGCACACTGTCGGGCCGATGCGCGCCGCGCTCATGTTCGCCTCCGGCCTCGAAGCCGATGGGCTGATGTCGCAAGTCGCCAGCGTGCGTGTCGAGCTGTACGGCTCGCTCGGTGCCACCGGCAAAGGCCACGGCACGGACCGCGGCGTCATCCTCGGCCTGATGGGCGAGGCGCCGGACACCATCGACCCCGACACCATCGATGCCAAGCTGGCGGAGCTGCGTGCATCGCAGTCGCTGTCGCTGCTGGGCCGTCACGCGATGCGCTTTACCGAAAAGGAACACATCGCCTTCTACCGCCGCGAAGCGATGGCAGAGCATCCGAACGGCATGAAGTTCCACGCCTTCGATGCGGCCGGAGAACGGCTACGCGAGGCGCGCTACCTGTCGGTGGGCGGTGGCTTTGTCGTCACGGCTGGTGCACCCAACACGCAGGTGCTGGCGGCGCACGACCAGTTGCCGCATCCGTTCCGCAGCGGCAAAGAGCTGCTGGCGATGTGCGAATCGACGGGCAAATCCATCGCCCGGCTGATGCTCGAAAACGAACTGACGTGGCGCACCGAGGCCGAAGTGCGTGCTGGTCTGCTCAACATCTGGCACGTGATGCAGGCGTGCGTGGCGCGCGGTTGCCGCACGGAAGGCGAGCTGCCGGGGCCGTTCCACGTGCGTCGCCGCGCGGCGGAATTGTATTCACGGCTTACGGTGCAGGCCGAACGCACGCTGTCCGACCCGCTGTCAGTCATCGACTGGGTGAATCTGTATGCGATTGCCGTCAACGAAGAGAACGCCGCAGGCGGGCGCGTTGTCACGGCACCGACCAACGGCGCAGCGGGGATCATCCCGGCGGTGATGCATTACTACGACCGGTTCGTCCCCGGCGCGAACGACAACGGCGTGGTGGATTTCCTGCTCACCGCCGGCGCGATCGGCATGCTTTACAAGATGAACGCGTCAATCTCGGGCGCAGAAGTCGGGTGCCAGGGCGAAGTCGGTGTGGCGTGTTCGATGGCGGCGGGCGCGCTGGCGGCCGTGCTGGGCGGCACGCCTGCGCAAGTCGAAAACGCTGCGGAGATCGGCATGGAGCACAACCTGGGGCTGACATGCGACCCGGTTGGCGGGCTGGTGCAGATTCCGTGTATCGAGCGTAATGCGATGGCGTCGGTGAAGGCGGTGAATGCGGCGCGCATGGCGTTGCGTGGGGATGGCACGCATTATGTTTCGCTGGATTCGGTCATCAAGACGATGCGCGAGACTGGCGCGGATATGAAGACGAAGTACAAGGAGACGGCGCGGGGTGGGTTGGCGGTGAATATTGTGGAATGTTGA